Part of the Nocardia farcinica genome, ACGTACACCCCCGCGGTCACCAGACCGCACGCCAGCGCACCCGCCGCCGTCAATACGGCGGGCGCCGGCCTGCCGCGGTCCGGCCTGCTCGTGTCCGCGAGACCCACCACGTCGTCCATCACCCACAGCGCCGCGCCGACCGCGGTCGCCTCGGGCGCGATCGGGCACGGCAGCACGGGCGCGCCGAATCCGTCGGCGGCCGCGCGCACCGCGGGATCGTCGGCGGTCGAGCCCACGAGCACCACGGCGTCCGGGCGCGCACCCGCCGCCTCGATCTGATCCCTGGCCGCGCGCACCGCCTCGGCCAGCGTGGCGGGCGAGCCCGGCCGCGAAACCGCGGCCAGCACCCGGCTGCGCGCCGCGTCCACGAGCGTGAACGCCTGGTAGCCCGGCACCACGTCGCACACCAGCAGATCGTCGAACTCGGCCAGCCACGCCATCGCCGCCGCCACCCGCAGATGCGCCGAGGTGGCCGACACCAGCGACGCGCCGTGCCACGGCCCGTCCGCCAGTTCGGAGACCACCGCGCGGCGCTGCGCGGGCTCCCGATAGACCACCGCCGCCCCCGCGATCGCTCCGGTGTCGGGCCCGGTCTCCGCGACCGCGGCGGCCACCGCGTCCAGGGCCGCGGACACCGCCGCCGCGAGTTCGGCCGGAGTCGTTCCCGCGGGCACCACCGTGTGCGCGAGCACCCGCTGGGGTAGCCGCGCCCCGGCATCGGTCAGCGCCACGGCCTGCACCGCGCCCCGTTCGATCGACGCGCCGAGAGTCACCACGTATCGAGCCACCACACCCGCCTTCCCCATCACAGAGACCTGCCGGATCCACGTATGCTCGCGTTCGGCGCGCGGCACCACCCGCACATGCCACCCGCGCTGTACCACCAGCCCTCAACCACCAGCCCTGTATCACCAGCGCTGTACCACCCGCGGGTCCCGGCGCCGAATCCACGCCTGTTCGGTTATGTGTTCGGTACCGGTCGCGGCGCGGATGGGTGGTGAAAAGTGACCGAAACGCGACCCGCGCACGGAGCGGGCGTGTCGGTACGGCGGCGGTACCGCTAGCCTGGACGCGTGGAAGTGCAAGCGCAGGCCAGGGCGAAGCCGAAGAAGCGTCACCTTGACCCCGCGTTGGAGATGCAGGACGACCCGCGGGAGCTGATGCCGCGCCGCCGTCCGACCCAGGAACGCAGCAAGCGCAAGTTCGACGCGCTGCTCCAGGCCTCCCGGGAACTGCTGGTCGAGGTCGGGTTCGAGTCGTTCACCTGTGAAGAGGTGGCCGCCCGCGCGGAGGTGCCGATCGGCACGCTCTACCAGTTCTTCGCCAACAAGTACGTCATCGTCTGCGAACTCAATCGCCAGGATCTGGTGGCCGTCTCGCAGGAACTCGCCGACTTCCACGGCGAGATCCCGTCGCTGGACTGGCTGCGGCACATGAACCAGTTCGTCGACCACCTGGCGAACCTGTGGATGACCGACCCGTCCCGCCGGGAGGTGTGGCTGGCGATGCAGTCCACACCCTCCACCCGGGCCACCGGCGCCATCCACGAGAAGGAGTTCGCCGAGGTCGTCTCCCAGATGCTGCGCCCACTCACGCCCCGCACGCCGCGGGCGCGGCGCACCATGATGGCCGAGGTGCTCGTGCACGTCGTCTATTCGATGCTGAACTTCTCGGTGCAGGACGAGCAGTCGCACGCCGACGCCGTCGCCGAGCTCAAGCGCCTGATGGTGGCGTATCTGCTTGTCGCCGAAAAGGAATCGCGCACCGGCGGCGGCCGCTAGGTCGATCGGCGCCGGAGCCGGCCACCGGTCACGGTGTCGCTTCGCGGCCCTCGATGAGATCGGCCAGCTCGCCCGGATCCTCGAGCACCACCATCGCGGCGGCGGTGTCGCCGTCGTGGGTCAACGACAGGTGCACCCGCACCCGCGGCAGGAATTCCGCGGCCAGACCGTGCAATTTGATGCTGGGGCGGCCCCAGGCGTCGTTGACGACCTCGATCAGCGGGTAGGGGTTGTCACCGATCTGCGGCCTGCGCGCGAATCGCGAGGAGGCCCACGCCTTGAGCACGGCCTCCTTGGCCGCCCAGCGCGCGGCGTAACTGCGGGCCGGGTCGGTGCCCTTGCTCTGGCAGTACCGGCGCTCCCCCGCGGTGAAACTCTCCCGCAGCATGGTGGTGCCGGTGCGCTCGAGCTGTTCGGCGAACTCGGAGATGGTCACCAGGTCCAGGCCGATCCCCAGGATGGTCACAGCGTCGCAGCTCCCTCATCACTCGGCGTGCGGGCACCGGCGGTGACCGCACTCCCGTTCGGCAGACCGCATGTCGAGCGGTCGCGTCGTTCGACGAACGACTGCCGTGCAGCGTACTGGTTGACGGACACGCGAGAAGCCGGATCGTCCCCCGCATCGGGGACGATCCGGCTTCCCTGTGGTCAGCCCTGCTCGCCGGTGAGCCGGCCGACGATCACCGCACCGGTGCCGCAACCGGAACCGTCGGTGCGGTAGGTGCCGTCCACGCCGAGGCGTGCCTGCGGCGAGAGCAGCACGTCGGCCTCGAGCTGACGCACGCGCGTGGCGGGCGTGCCGTCACCGCCGAGCCTGCGGTCGGCCGGGCGCTCGTAGAGCGGGGCGCCGCCGCACATGGCCTCGGCGATGCGCTGCCGCCCGGCCAGCTGACGCTGCTGGGCCCGCTGCTGGTACTCCTCGCGCCGTCCCGGCTCGATGGCCTGGATGAAGGCCTGCGGATGCACCACCGCGAGCAGACCCGACACGTGACCGAAGCCGAGCGAGGTCACCAGGCCCGCCTTGAGCGGGAACCGGTCGCCGAAGCGCAGCGCCTCGCGCAGCCACACCAGATGCGGGTACTCGCGCATCTTCTCGTCCACGCAGTCCAGGCTCCGGTTCGGCGGCACCACACCGGTTTCCAGCACCTGGCACAGGCCGATCAGCTGGAACGCGGCGGCACCACCCTTGGCGTGCCCGGTCAGGCTCTTCTGCGAGACGACGAACAGCGGGGCGCCCGTGGAGCGGCCGATCGCGGCGGCCAGCCGCTCGTGCAGCTCCGACTCGTTCGGGTCGTTGGCCGCGGTCGAGGTGTCGTGCTTGGAGATCACCGCGATCTCGTCCGGCGCGACACCGAGCTTGCGCAGTTCCGCGGCGAAGCGGGACTCGCGGCCGCCGCGGCCCGCGCCGAGCGCGCCGAGGCCGGGCGCCGGGATCGAGGTGTGCACGCCGTCGGCGAAGGACTGGGCGTAGGCCACCACGCCGAGCACCGGCAGGCCCATCTCCAGCGCCACCGAACCGCGGGCCAGCAGCACGGTGCCGCCGCCCTGCGATTCCACGAAGCCGCCGCGACGGCGGTCGTTGGCGCGGGAGAAGTACCGGTCGCTGATGCCCTTGGCGCGCATGGCCGCCGAGTCCGCGGTGGCCGACATGTCACCGAAGCCGACGATGCCCTCGATGCCGAGGTCGTCGTAGCCGCCGGCGACCACCACGTCGGCCTTGCCGAGCCGGATCTTGTCCACGCCTTCCTCGACCGAGACCGCGGCCGTGGCGCAGGCCGCGACCGGGTGCACCATCGCGCCGTAGCTGCCGACGTAGGACTGCACCACGTGCGCCAGCGCCACGTTGGGCAGCGCCTCCTGCAGGATGTCGTTCGGGCGCGGCTCGCCGAGCAGGTTGTCGACGTAGAGCGAGCGCATCGAGGACATGCCGCCCATGCCGGTTCCCTGGGTGTTGGCCACCAGGCTGGGGTGCACCCACTGCATCAGCTCGGCCGGGCTGAACCCGGAGCCGATGAACGCGTCCACCGTGCAGGCGATGTTCCACAGCGCGACCCGGTCCACCGATCCGGCCATGTCGGCCGAGATGCCCCAGACCGTCGGATCCCAGCCGGTGGGGATCTGCCCGCCGACGGTGCGCGAGAGCTTCGCCTTGCGCGGCACCCGGATCTCGGTGCCCGCCTTGCGGGTCACCTGCCAGTCGCCGGAATCCGGCACCGGCGCGATGACGGTGTGCTCGGGGTCGGCGGCGTGGAAGGCGCGCGCCTCGGCCTCGCCGCCGACCGTGAAGGTCAGGTCGCGGTCGAGGAACACCGAGGTCATCAGCGGCGCGCTGTTGTCGACCATGGCCGCGTCGTCCTCGTAGCGGCGGATGCCGCAGCGGGCGACCACGGTGTCGTGGTAGCGCTCGGCCAGTTCGTGCTCGGGCACGTACTCGCCGGATTCCGCGTCGTACCACCCCGGCTTCGGGTCGTTCTCCCACTTCACCAGGCCGGTGGTCCAGGCCAGCTCCAGCACGCCCGCGGCGGAGAGCTCGTCGGAGACCTCCATCTCGAAGCGGGTGCGCGAGGAGCCGTACGGGCCCAGCTCGGCCGCGCCGACGATGACGACCATGTCGTCGAGATCGGCGCTCACCTCGCCCCATTCGGGCACCGGCAGAGCCGAGGTGGCGGTGGGCGGCGCGGGCAGCGCCGGGATGGTCGCCTCGGCCGCGGCGTCCTCGGCCGCGGCGGCCGCCGCCTCCTGCGCCTGCTTGGCCAGCTCGGGCAGGTCCAGCTTGGCCCGGGCGAGCCCGCCGGTCAGGTCGATCTGCTGGGGACCGGCCGCGGTCACCTGACGTGCCCGCGCGGTGCACCACTTGAGCAGTTCGTCGGCCATCTCGGTGGTCGACCAGGTCTGCACACCCGCCTTCTCGACCGCCTCGACCATCGGATCGTTGTGGCCCATCAACCCGGTGCCGCGCACCCAGCCGATCAGCGCGTGCACCAGGGTGACCCGCTTGGACCAGGACTTCTCCGACCGCCACTTGGCGATGACCGCGTCCAGCGCGGCCTTGGACTCGCCGTAGGCGCCGTCGCCGCCGAACATGCCCCGGTTGGGCGAGCCCGGCAGCACCACGTGCAGCGAGGCGTCGACGTCGTGGTCGGCGCCGAGCTGGGACAGCCCGCCGATCAGCCGCTCGACCGACCACAGCAGCACGCGCATCTCCAGCTCGGCGCGCGCGCCCGCGTCGGCGAGGTCACCGGCCACCCGCGGCGCCGCGAACGGCAGCAGCAGGGTGGGCGTCATGGCGTCCTTGATCTTGATCTTGGCGCCGCCCGCGTTGTCGACCTGCTCGCTGCCGACCCATTCGATGAGCGCGTCGACGTCCTGGTAGGAGGCCATGTTCGCCGGCAGCACCCACAGCGCGGCGCCCGCGCGGGCGTGCTCGCGGTAGAGCTGCTTGTAGAAGCCCAGCCGCTCGTCGTTCAGGCTCGAGGTGGTGACCACCACGGTCGCGCCGCCGCCGAGCAGCCGCCCGGTGACCGCCGCCGCGATGGAACCCTTGCTGGCGCCGGTGATCACGGCGACGTCGCCGGACCACTGCCCCGGCTCCTCGGTCTGCCGCGCCGCCTCGGCGATGCGCTCGTAGAGGCCGGCCAGCACGGAACGTGCCTCGCCCTTGGCGCGCTCGCGCCACCAATCCGCCTGCGCGGCAACGGCGTCGCCCGACCCGAGGAAGCCGTCGACCTGCTGCGCGGCCGCGGCGGCGTCGTCGATGAGCCACAGCCGGGCCAGATCCTCGCGGGCGCTGGCCCAGCGGTCGTCGATCAGCACGGCCTTGCGGGCGTCGAACGCCGGGGCCACCATCCGCGGCCAATCCGCACCGAGTTCGGCGGAGACCAGGTCGACCAGCGAGTCGTCGGTCGCCTCCGGCGCCGAGGCGCGATCGCCCAGCCCCAGATGCTCGAGAATGACCCGCGCCGCCGAGGCGAGCACGCCGTCACGGCCGGTGATCTGCTCGGTGAACTCGCCGAGCGCGGCCGCGTCGACGGTCGCGCCGCCGCCCCCGCCGCTCGCGGGCAGCGTCACGCTGATACCGCGCCGGGCGGCCACGGCCTGCACGGCGGCGTCGATGGCGGCATCCACCGCGGCGCCGTCGTTGAGCGGGCCGGACACCAGGCCACCCAGGTCGCCGCCGCGCACGCTGGCGCCCTCGCGGGTGCCCAGCGAGACCTCCGCGGTGACATGACTGGCCCAGCCGTCACCGAGCTCCCAGACCTTCTTCACGCGCTCGGCGATGGCGGCGGGCCGCTTGCCGGACGGGCCGAAGACCTTGCGCAGGTGATCGCCGATGGCGTCGGAGAGCACCGAACCGAACGGCTTGTAGGTGCGGGCGAGGCGGTCGACGGTGGCCGACAGCGCGCCCATGTCCGCGTCGGCGGCACCGTCGATGGCGCCGAGCGAGAGCTCCGAGCCGAGGTCGACCAGCAGCTGGTTGCGCCGCGAGGACACGCCGTCGCACAGGCCCTCGATGGTGTCCACCGGGCCGATCTGATCCAGCCGCAGCTTCGTCCACAGGGCGATGAGCACCCGGGTGGCGTCGGCGGCGGTGAAGGCGATGTCGTCGGGGCGCGGGCCGCCCGAGCCGGCGACCGGGGCGGGCGCCGCGACGGGCGCGGCCTGCTCGGCGGCCGGAGCGGCGCTCGCGGCCGGGGTCTCCGCCGGCTCGTCGACCGGCGCGGGATCGGTGTCGGTGGAGTAGACGATCGCGGCTTCGCGCTCGATGTTGAGCACCTCGACGGTGGCCGAGCCGAAGGCGGGCAGCTTCAGCGTCTGGCTGGCCAGGTTCGCCACGGTCGGGGTCGCGCCGAGGCCGATCTCGACGAACCGCTCGACGCCGAGACCGCCGTGCGCGGTGTCGGTGAACAGCAGGTCCTGGGTCTCGATCCAGCGCACCGGGCTGGCGAACTGCCAGGCCAGCAGCTCGATGAGCACCACACGGCACAGCTCGGTCGGCCGCGCCGCCCAGGAGTCGAAGTCCGCGAGCACCGCGGCCAGCGGCTCCGAGGGCACCAGATCGGCGATCTCGGCGACGAATTCGCGCTCCAGCGAGAACGGCTTGGGCACCAGGTTCGGGATGTAGCGCCCGACCAGCACCTCCGGGTGCAGGTCCTGCGGCAGCAGCTGCTCGAGCTTGGACCGGAACTCCGGCACGCCCTTGCGCAGCACGGTGGAGTGGAACGGCACGTCGATGCCGGGCACCAGCACGAAGGCCCGCTTGCCGCCGAATTCGGCCCGGCGGCGGTCGATTTCGGCCTCGAGCGCCTCCAGGCCCGCGACCGTGCCCGCGATGGCGTACTGGGAGCCGCGCAGGTTGAGGTTCACCACCTCGAGGAATTCGCCGGTCTGCTCGGCGATGCCCTGCACGAAGCCGACCACCTCGTCGTCGGGCAGCCCGATCTGCGAGGGGCGGATGGCGGCCATGCGGTAGTTGCTGCGGCCCTGGGCATCCCGGGGCACCAGCGCGTGCATCGCCGAGCCGCGCTGGAACACCACCTCGAGCACCGCCTCGAGCGGCAGCACGCCCGCCACGGCGGCCAGCGCGTTGTACTCACCCACCGAGTGCCCGGCCAGCATGGCGCCCTCCACGAAGGCGCCCGCCTCGCGCAGTTCCGCGACCTGCGCGACGCCGAGGGTGGCCATCGCGACCTGGGTGAACTGGGTCAGGTGCAGCACGCCGTCCGGGTGCCGGTGCTCGACGCCGCGCGCCTTGAGGTAGGTCGGGTTGTCGCGCACCACGGCCAGGATGGAGAAGCCCAGTGCCTCGCGGGTGTGCTTGTCGGCGCGGTCCCAGATCTCCTTGGCGGCCTTGGAGCGGGTGCGGGCGTCCAGGCCCATGCCCTTGCGCTGGATGCCCTGGCCGGGGAAGGCGTAGACGGTCTTGGGCGCGCGGGTGCGGCCGGTCGCCGTCATCACCAGATCACCGCCGGTGCGGCAGGAGACCTCGACGATCTCGCTGCCCGCGTCCACCGCGACGCGCTCGACGCGCACGTCGATCTCGGCGCCGGGGCGGACCATGCCCAGGAAGCGGGTGGTCCACGCGGTCAACGTGCGTGCGGGCACGGACGCGCTCGGGTCCACCGCGGAGACGGCGTGCTGGGCGGCGGCCGACAGCCACATCCCGTGCACGATCGGCCCGCCGAGCCCGGCCAGCTTCGCGGCGTTGTCGCTGGTGTGGATCGGGTTGTGGTCGCCGGAGACCGCGGCGAAGGCGTGCATCGCGCGCGGAGCGACCAGCGTGACGTCACGGCGGCGGCGACGCGGGGTGTCCACCGCATCGGCGGCGGTGCCCGCGGCCCGCGGCGGATCCGACAGCTCGCCCGCGCCGTTGCGGCCGCGGATCGCGAACCGTTCGGTCAGCTTCGCCAGCGGCACCACGTCCAGGCCCTGATCGCGCATCTCGCCGACGGTGACGGCGACCTCGACCACGCGGCCCATGTCGGTGTCCACCACCGAGGTCGACTCGGCGCGCACCACCAGGATGCTGGTCTGGTCCGGCAGCTCGCGCAGCAGCTCGATCTGGTGATCGAGGTGCACCAGGTCGAGCATGCCCTCGATGACCGAGCGCGCGTCGCCGGTGCGGGTGGCGCCGAGCACCGCGAACACCGCGGGCCAGCAGGCGCCGACGAGCACGTCCGGCACGGTGCGGCCGAGCGTGCTCAGGCCCGCGGGCAGACCGGAGCCGGTGACACCGGCGTGGTCGGCGATGAGGTCCGGCGTCCAGGCGAGGTTCACGTGCGCGACATTGCCCTTCACCTCGGGCAGCGACTGCCCGGCGGCGACGGCGAGCAGCGCGGCCATCGCGGTCTCGGCGTCGTCCTCGGTGATCACCGGGGCGCCGCCGTTGTAGACCGAGACCGGCACGGTGATCCGGATCCGCACGGCGTCGCGGCCGAGCAGCGGCACGGTCAGCTCGACGTAGGAGTTCTCCGGCTCCGGGCCGGTGGCCTCGACCAGGGTGGCGCCGGTGCGCGGGTGCACCGCGCCCTTGCCGTCCACGGCCCAGTCGGCGAGGTCGCCGAGACGGTGCACCGGGTTGACGGTGGTGCGCCCGGCCCATTCCACGTCGGGGGCGGCGAGCACGGCATCGATCGGGCCGCTGGTGACGCCCGCGACGCGGCGCGCGTCGACCGGGGCGGGCACCACGCCGTCCCGCACCAGGGCGTAGGCGGTGTCCTGCTCGAAACGGTCGAGGAGTTCACCGACCGGCTCGTCCACGCGGGTGATGCCCGCGACCGAGACGGTGCCCGGGATGACGCACACCTGGTCGGCCGAGTAGCGCGGATCGTGCGCCTGCCACAGCGAATCCGAGCGCCACCAGCGGCGCACGTCGGCGTCGACGACCGGCACGAAATTGACCGGCTTGCCCGGGGTCTTGCACAGCGAGACGAAGAACGGCACGTCGGCGGGGTGCAGCAGGGTCTGCTCGGCGGACGGGTACTGCTTCTTCAGGGTGCAGATCGCGGCGACCGGGTCCTCGAAGGCCTGGTCGTCGGCGAACAGCGTCGGGATCTCGCCGCGGTCGGCCGGGTGCAGGCGGGATTCGGTGCGCCGCACCATCTCCGCGAACCGGTCGCGCCAGGTGATGTCCAGCCACACCGAGCGGGTGGCGTCGAGGATGGCCTCGCCGATGTCGCTGCCGCAGTCGAAGTCCTTGCGCCGGTCCAGGCCGACGGCCAGCTCGACGTAACGCTCCAGCCACTCCAGGTAGGTCATGGTGGCCACGTCGCCGAAATACGGCTTGGCGGTGGCGTTCAGCGCCGCGATGATCTCCTCGCGGCGGGCGGCGACGGCCTCGGCGTCACCGGCGACCTCGTCGAGCAGCCTGCCGGTGCGCGAGGCGGCGTTGTCGATCTCGTGGATGTCGGCGCCCAGCTGGCTGCGGCCCGAGGCCATGCCGCCGGAGGCGGTGCCCGCACCGACCCAGTCGGGGGTGCCGGGGGTGTCGACCAGCAGTTGCTTGACCTCGGGCGCGGTGGTGGCCTCCAGGGTCGCCATCGCCGCGGTGCCGACGAGCACGCCGTCCAGCGGCATCACCGGGTAACCGTGCGACACCGACCACTGCCCGGTCAGGTATTCGCGCGCCCGCTCCGGGGTGCCGATGCCGCCGCCGACGCAGACCACTACGTTGTCGCGGTTGCGCAGTTCGGCGTAGGTCTCGAGCAGCAGGTCGTCCAGGTCCTCCCAGGAGTGGTGGCCGCCGGCCTTGCCGCCCTCGATGTGCATGATGACCGGGTAGTCCGGCACCTCGTCGGCGATGCGGAGCACGGCGCGGATCTGCGCGACCGTGCCCGGCTTGAACGCCACGTGGGTGATGCCGACCTCGGTGAGCTCCTGGATCAGCGCGACGGCTTCCTCCAGTTCGGGGATGCCCGCGGTGACCACGACGCCGTCGAACGGGGCGCCCGCGGCGCGCGCCTTCTGCACCAGCCGCTTGCCGCCCAGCTGCAGCTTCCACAGGTAGGGGTCGAGGAACAGCGAGTTGAACTGCACCGAGCGACCCGGGTGCAGCAGTGTCTTCAGCTCGGCCACCCGGTCGGCGAAGATCTGCTCGGTCACCTGGCCGCCACCGGCCAGCTCCGCCCAGTGCCCCGCATTGGCCGCGGCGGCAACGATTTTCGCGTCGACGGTGGTCGGCGTCATGCCCGCGAGCAGGATCGGCGAGCGGCCGGTGAGCCGGGTGAAAGCGGTCTCCACCACGATGCGGCCGTTGGGCAGGCGCACCGGCTTGGGGGCGTAATCGGCCCAGGGGCGCGCCAGTTCGGGCGCCGCGCCCGGGGTGAGCAGGCTGCGCTGGCCCGCCCGGGTGGCGGCCGCGACGATGCCGACGCCGCTGCCCTTGAGCGTGCCCGCCGTGACGCGGGTCAGCAGGTCGCCGGGCCCGAGGTCGAGGATCCACTGCGCGCCCGCGGCGACGGTGGCGTCCACCGTGCCCACCCAGTCGATCGGATCGACCAGGATCTCCTGCGCCAGCCGGCCCGCCAGCTCGGCGTCCAGGCCGCACTGGGTCGCCCAGCCGCCGACCAGCTCGACGGTCTCGGCCAGCGCCGGGTGATGGAAGGCGACGTCGACCAGCAGGTCCTCGAAGACCGGGGCGAACACCGCGCCGCCGCGCGCCTTCTTCTCCCGCTCGCGGGTCTGCTCGTCGGTGATCTGCGCGCACCGCCGGCGCACCCGATCCAGCTGCGCCGGAGTGCCCGACAGCACCACGCGCCTGCGCCCGTTGCGGATCGAGATGACCGCGGCGGCGGCGGGATCCACGCCCGCGCCGACCTCCTCGACCACCGCACGCAACTGCTCGGGATCGACATTGGACACCGCGACCATCGGCGAACGCTCACCCACCGGCATCAGCCCGCGGCGCCGGGCCACCAGTCCCGCGGCGGCGCCGATCATCTGCGCGATGGCCAGCAGTTCGGCGTCGCGGGCGCCCGCGCCCTGCAGCGCCGACGCGGCCAGCAGACCCTGCGAATGCCCGATGACGGCGACCGGCGCATGCTCGGCCGGGTCCAGCCCCTGCAACTTCAGCGCGCGCAGCGCGGCCAGCTGGGTCAGCAGCACGCCCGGCATCGACACCGCCGCCGACCGCAGCACGTCCTCGCTCGGCGCGGCCGAGGGCTCGTCGGCGTCGGGGTCGGCCAGCTCGTCCTCGAGCATCCAGGCGACCGGATCGAACCCGACCGGCCGCACCACCAGCAGTTGGCGCGCAACGGGTTCCAGTAGCGCGGCGGCCTCGTTGACCAGCGCGGTCAGCTCCGGCTCCAGCGCGCTGTCGCGGCCGATCTCCTCGAGTTCGCTGAGCCACCGCGCGCCCTGCCCCCCGAAGGCCAGCGCGTACGGAGTGCCGTTCAGCAAACGATCCAGCAGCGGCGACCGCCCGGCGGCCGCGCCTTTCCCGGCCCTGACCACCTTCGCGCTCGCTCCGGCTCCGGTCTCGGTGCTCTCGTTGATCGTCAAGACGCTTCGACTTCCTTCTCCTGGCGACACGCCCTCGTGGACACGCCGCTCGCTCGGGTGCGCGGGCATTCGTCGACCGCTAGGCCTGATAGGGGCGAGGATTCCACAGAATCATGAGGAAATCCTCACGTTTGCCCGCCACCCCCGGCCCTACCCCGCAGTATTTCTGTACGTCCGTACCAGAACTGCGCCAAACATGACCCTCCCTCATGTTTGAACGCCCTGCTGAAGCCCGTTACCGCGACACACACAAACATGAGCGTTCCTCATATTGCGCGTTACCCAATCGTTATAATCCCAGGTAGGGTTACCGGCGAGTACGACACTCGCCACACTCACTTCTGGAACGCAGCGAAGGCCGGTAGAGTTTGCACGGTCGTACCACCAAGCGCGAGTGGCGAAATTGGCAGACGCGCCAGATTTAGGTTCTGGTGTCCACGGACGTGGGGGTTCAAGTCCCCCCTCGCGCACAGATTCCCTTCGTTTACATCACGTCGTGAATGCTTCGCCTATGGGCGCCGGGCGGTCCGGTCACCTCCCAGACGTTCCGAGAGCTCCGGGGAACCCCGTCGACCGTTGGACAAGGACAGCCCATCGACGCAGAACCAGTGCGCCGCAATGCGATCGATGGTCTCCAGGCCGACCGGCCGCCCCGATGGTGATCGTCCGACCGGTCCCGGCTAACCGGACTCTGCACCGAGCGTCGTGGCGGCGTCGGCTGTTCTCTTCGCCGGGATGAACACCGTGATGAGGACCGCCAGCACCGCCGCGGCGCCGGAGACGAGAAACGCCACGACGAATCCCTCGCGCGAGGGCAGCCGATCCCCTGCGACGCCGACTGTCAGGTTCGCCAACACCGCGCTCATGACCGCGGCCGAGGTGGAGGTGCCGATGGCGCGCATCAGGGCGTTCAATCCGTTGGCCGCGGCGGTTTCGGTGACCGGCACGGCGCCCATGATGAGGGCGGGCATGGCGGAGTAGGCCAGGCCGACACCGGCGGCGACGGTGCAGGCGGCGAGGACGATCTGCCACACCGCGCCCGTCCACAGGGTTGCGCTCAGGTAGCCGAGGCCGAGCACCGTCGCACCCAGGGCGAGGGTCAGCTTGGGGCCGCGGGCGGCGGTGACGCGGGCGGACACCGGGGAGAGCAGCATCATCAGCAGGCCCGTCGGGGCGAGCGCGAGGCCGGCCTCGATCATCGAGAGGCCGAAGCCGTGGCCGGTCGCGGTCGGTGCCAGGAGCAGTTGCGGGAAGGTCAGCGACATGCCGTAGAGGGCGAAACCGACCGCGATCGAGGCGAGGTTGGTGAGCAGCACGCGCGGGCGTGCCGAGACGCGCAGGTCGACCAGTGGAGCGGTGCGGCGCAGTTCGTACCAGCCCCAGAGCAGTGCCGCGACCGCGGCCAGCGCGGACAGGCCGAGGACGCGCCTGCTCGACCAGCCCCACGCGGTGCCCTTGGTGATCACGACGAGCAGGGCGACCAGGGTGACCGACAGGCCGACCGCGCCGAGGTAGTCGAACCGGGCGGGCGTGCGCACCGGTGATTCCGGTACCAGCGTGAACACCAGTACCGCGCAGACCGCGCCGAGCCCGGCCGAGGTCCAGAACAGCACGTGCCAGTGCGCGTGCTGGGCGATCACCGCGGCCAGCGGCAGGCCGACCGCGCTGCCGACACCGAAGGTCGCGCTCATCGACGCGATCGCGGAGCCGACCCGCTCCGGCGGCAGTTCGTCGCGCATGATGCTGATGCCGAGCGCGATCGCGCCGGTGGCGAAGCCCTGCAGGACGCGACCGACGATCAC contains:
- a CDS encoding MFS transporter, with the protein product MSLIADRPAGSPAESRRIPRPAVLVAALGTVGIVVSLMQTLVIPIVPLLPGLLGTDATNASWVVTATLLAGAVAMPISGRLGDMFGKRRMVLVSLLMLVTGSLVCALASSLAPVIVGRVLQGFATGAIALGISIMRDELPPERVGSAIASMSATFGVGSAVGLPLAAVIAQHAHWHVLFWTSAGLGAVCAVLVFTLVPESPVRTPARFDYLGAVGLSVTLVALLVVITKGTAWGWSSRRVLGLSALAAVAALLWGWYELRRTAPLVDLRVSARPRVLLTNLASIAVGFALYGMSLTFPQLLLAPTATGHGFGLSMIEAGLALAPTGLLMMLLSPVSARVTAARGPKLTLALGATVLGLGYLSATLWTGAVWQIVLAACTVAAGVGLAYSAMPALIMGAVPVTETAAANGLNALMRAIGTSTSAAVMSAVLANLTVGVAGDRLPSREGFVVAFLVSGAAAVLAVLITVFIPAKRTADAATTLGAESG